One genomic region from Solwaraspora sp. WMMD792 encodes:
- the purL gene encoding phosphoribosylformylglycinamidine synthase subunit PurL — protein MTTQSEASAAVGPAATDLGVPVDRYAGGPDTVERATDTPGELQPYTELGLRDDEYERIQQILGRRPTQSELAMYSIMWSEHCSYKSSKVHLRQFSEKAPASDLMLAGIGENAGVIRVSDTLAVTFKVESHNHPSFVEPYQGAATGVGGIVRDILAMGARPVAVMDPLRFGAADHPDTARVLPGVVAGVGGYGNCLGLPNIGGEVVFDPCYQGNPLVNALCLGVLPVDRLQNKAAAGAGNVVVLMGAKTGRDGIGGVSVLASATFDDASQQRRPSVQVGDPFMEKLLIESCLELYDAGLVVGIQDLGGAGLTCALTETAAAAGTGMRVWLERVPLREPSMEPHEILASESQERMLLIVEPAQLDAVLATAEKWGVLATAIGEVTPAEPDGRPGRLVISWRDHVVVDVPPGSLADDGPVYARPMREPADLILLQADRAETLPRPGTPDELRETLLRMIASPNLCDRSWVTEQYDRYVLGNTVLAQPEDAGVIRIDEQSGLGVALSVDGNGRYARLDPYQGAKLALAESYRNVAVTGARPVAVTNCLNFGSPEDPSVMWQFAEAVRGLADGCAELGIPVTGGNVSFYNQTGAAAIHPTPVVGVLGVLDDVAQRVPMGFVPPSHSDGDLIMLLGETELELSGSEWAWVTHRHLGGTPPKVDLDRERVLATVIGAAARVGHITSAHDLSDGGLAQALVEACLRRSIGARIALPPEFTDGSMPFVFLFSESAGRAMVAVPRGHEKAFTALCVEHGLPWTMIGVTDPAARLLEVRDQFSVGLDELRGAHTGTLPALFSAVGPRNVPADPQDPDAVGVLASDAVAIDAPAGTPEQTTATVDVDPDSDEAEAVTEPADAGAGSDDGDDSAEDGESSDPAEAVTEPAAVTERETEAVTDSEAVAEETAAGDATADDAAQPVDRPDPSAGKPKNQS, from the coding sequence ATGACCACCCAGTCGGAGGCGTCGGCCGCCGTCGGCCCGGCAGCGACCGACCTCGGCGTACCGGTCGACCGGTACGCCGGTGGCCCGGACACCGTCGAACGCGCCACCGACACCCCTGGTGAGCTGCAGCCGTACACCGAGCTGGGGCTGCGCGACGACGAGTACGAGCGGATCCAGCAGATCCTCGGCCGCCGGCCGACCCAGTCCGAGCTCGCCATGTACTCGATCATGTGGAGCGAACACTGCTCCTACAAGTCGAGCAAGGTGCACCTGCGGCAGTTCAGCGAGAAGGCCCCGGCCAGTGACCTGATGCTCGCCGGCATCGGCGAGAACGCCGGCGTCATCCGGGTTTCCGACACCCTCGCCGTCACCTTCAAGGTCGAATCGCACAACCACCCCAGCTTCGTCGAGCCGTACCAGGGGGCGGCCACCGGCGTCGGCGGCATCGTCCGCGACATCCTCGCCATGGGTGCCCGCCCGGTCGCGGTGATGGACCCGCTGCGGTTCGGCGCCGCCGACCACCCGGACACGGCCCGGGTGCTGCCCGGCGTCGTCGCCGGGGTCGGCGGCTACGGCAACTGCCTGGGCCTGCCCAACATCGGCGGCGAGGTCGTGTTCGACCCCTGCTACCAGGGCAACCCACTGGTCAACGCGCTCTGCCTCGGCGTACTGCCGGTGGACCGGCTGCAGAACAAGGCCGCCGCCGGCGCCGGCAACGTCGTGGTGCTGATGGGTGCCAAGACCGGCCGGGACGGCATCGGCGGGGTGTCGGTGCTGGCCAGCGCCACCTTCGACGACGCCAGCCAGCAGCGCCGCCCGTCGGTGCAGGTCGGCGACCCGTTCATGGAGAAGCTGCTGATCGAGTCGTGCCTGGAGCTGTACGACGCCGGGCTGGTCGTCGGCATCCAGGACCTCGGCGGCGCCGGCCTGACCTGCGCGCTCACCGAGACCGCCGCTGCGGCCGGCACCGGCATGCGGGTCTGGCTGGAGCGGGTTCCGCTGCGTGAGCCGTCGATGGAGCCGCACGAGATCCTGGCCAGCGAGTCGCAGGAACGGATGCTGCTGATCGTCGAGCCGGCGCAGCTCGACGCGGTGCTCGCCACCGCCGAGAAGTGGGGCGTGCTGGCCACCGCGATCGGCGAGGTCACCCCGGCCGAGCCGGACGGTCGACCCGGGCGGCTGGTGATCAGCTGGCGGGACCACGTGGTGGTCGACGTACCGCCGGGGTCGCTGGCCGACGACGGCCCGGTCTACGCCCGGCCGATGCGCGAGCCGGCGGACCTGATCCTGTTGCAGGCCGACCGGGCGGAGACGCTGCCCCGCCCCGGCACCCCGGACGAGCTGCGGGAAACCCTGCTGCGGATGATCGCCTCGCCTAACCTGTGCGACCGCAGTTGGGTGACCGAGCAGTACGACCGGTACGTGCTGGGCAACACCGTGTTGGCCCAGCCCGAGGATGCCGGGGTCATCCGGATCGACGAGCAGAGCGGCCTCGGCGTCGCCCTGTCGGTCGACGGCAACGGCCGGTACGCCCGGCTCGACCCGTACCAGGGGGCGAAGCTCGCCCTTGCCGAGTCGTACCGCAACGTGGCGGTGACCGGTGCCCGCCCGGTGGCGGTCACCAACTGCCTCAACTTCGGCTCCCCCGAGGACCCGAGCGTGATGTGGCAGTTCGCCGAGGCGGTTCGCGGCCTCGCTGACGGCTGCGCCGAGCTCGGTATCCCGGTGACCGGCGGCAATGTCAGCTTCTACAACCAGACCGGTGCCGCCGCGATCCACCCCACCCCGGTGGTCGGTGTGCTCGGGGTGCTCGACGACGTGGCGCAGCGCGTCCCGATGGGCTTCGTCCCGCCGTCGCACAGCGACGGTGACCTGATCATGCTGCTCGGCGAAACCGAGCTGGAACTCTCCGGATCGGAGTGGGCCTGGGTCACCCACCGGCACCTCGGCGGTACGCCGCCCAAGGTCGACCTGGACCGGGAGCGGGTGCTGGCCACAGTGATCGGTGCGGCGGCCCGAGTGGGGCACATCACCTCGGCCCACGACCTCTCCGACGGCGGGCTCGCCCAGGCACTGGTCGAGGCCTGCCTACGCCGGTCGATCGGGGCACGGATCGCGTTGCCGCCGGAGTTCACCGACGGCTCGATGCCGTTCGTGTTCCTGTTCAGCGAGTCGGCGGGGCGGGCCATGGTTGCCGTGCCGCGCGGGCACGAGAAGGCATTCACCGCGCTCTGCGTGGAGCACGGACTGCCCTGGACCATGATCGGAGTGACCGACCCGGCGGCCCGGCTGCTGGAGGTCCGCGACCAGTTCAGCGTCGGCCTGGACGAGCTGCGCGGTGCCCACACCGGTACCCTGCCGGCGCTGTTCAGTGCGGTGGGGCCGCGTAACGTGCCGGCGGACCCGCAGGATCCGGACGCCGTCGGGGTGCTGGCCAGCGACGCGGTCGCGATTGACGCCCCGGCCGGTACGCCGGAGCAGACCACGGCGACGGTGGACGTCGACCCGGACAGCGACGAAGCCGAAGCGGTGACCGAGCCGGCGGACGCCGGTGCCGGGTCGGACGACGGTGACGACTCTGCTGAGGACGGGGAGTCCTCGGATCCGGCCGAAGCGGTGACCGAGCCTGCCGCGGTGACCGAGCGGGAAACGGAAGCAGTCACCGACAGCGAGGCGGTAGCCGAGGAAACGGCGGCCGGCGACGCGACCGCCGACGACGCGGCTCAGCCGGTGGACCGACCCGACCCGTCCGCCGGCAAGCCGAAGAACCAGAGCTGA
- the purQ gene encoding phosphoribosylformylglycinamidine synthase subunit PurQ: protein MSARIGVVTFPGSLDDGDAARAVRLAGGEPVRLWHGDADLRGVEAVVLPGGFSYGDYLRCGAIARFAPVMQSIVAAAGDGLPVLGICNGFQILCEAHLLPGALTRNQHLHFRNRDQMLRIETAGTAFTNAFSPKQEVLVPLKSGEGCYVADEQTLDELESTGRVVARYVGGNPNGSLRDIAGITNPTGNVVGLMPHPEHAVEDLTGPSRDGLGFFTSILKYLAGVPA from the coding sequence ATGAGCGCCCGGATCGGGGTGGTCACCTTCCCGGGCTCGCTCGACGACGGCGACGCCGCCCGCGCGGTGCGGCTCGCCGGTGGGGAGCCGGTCCGACTGTGGCACGGCGACGCCGACCTGCGCGGCGTCGAGGCGGTGGTGCTGCCCGGCGGCTTCTCGTACGGTGACTATCTGCGCTGCGGAGCCATCGCCCGGTTCGCCCCGGTCATGCAGTCGATCGTCGCCGCCGCCGGTGACGGCCTACCGGTGCTCGGCATCTGCAACGGCTTCCAGATCCTCTGCGAGGCCCACCTGCTGCCCGGCGCGCTCACCCGCAACCAGCACCTGCACTTCCGCAACCGGGACCAGATGCTCCGCATCGAGACCGCCGGGACCGCGTTCACCAACGCGTTCTCCCCGAAACAGGAAGTCCTCGTCCCGCTCAAGAGCGGCGAAGGCTGCTACGTGGCCGACGAACAGACCCTCGACGAGTTGGAGTCGACCGGCCGGGTGGTGGCCCGCTACGTCGGCGGCAACCCCAACGGTTCGCTGCGGGACATTGCCGGCATCACCAACCCCACCGGCAACGTCGTCGGGCTGATGCCCCACCCGGAACATGCCGTCGAGGACCTGACCGGCCCGTCCCGGGACGGACTGGGCTTTTTCACCTCCATCCTCAAGTACCTCGCGGGAGTGCCGGCATGA
- the purS gene encoding phosphoribosylformylglycinamidine synthase subunit PurS, giving the protein MARVVVDVMLKPEILDPQGQAVANALPRLGVSDVSAVRIGRRIEIEFAGEPDLDRAREIADKLLANPVIEDYQVRLAEQPETAGDPS; this is encoded by the coding sequence GTGGCTCGCGTCGTCGTCGACGTCATGCTCAAGCCGGAAATTCTCGATCCCCAGGGCCAGGCTGTCGCGAACGCGCTGCCGAGGCTCGGTGTCAGCGACGTCTCGGCGGTGCGGATCGGCCGACGGATCGAGATCGAGTTCGCCGGCGAGCCCGACCTGGATCGGGCTCGGGAGATCGCGGACAAGTTGCTGGCCAACCCGGTCATCGAGGACTACCAGGTCCGGCTGGCCGAGCAGCCTGAGACAGCCGGTGATCCGTCATGA
- a CDS encoding DUF1986 domain-containing protein, with product MRVRLAVAAVATTLIGLLATPTAATAAPEEIIGGGTVSSAPWAAAVFSNGSFTCSGTIIAANWVLTARHCVSGSMSVRIGSVYRSSGGVTRTVSSAYGRYDLALLYFSSPVSTSYVTLSSSYPPVGSTNSIYGWGMTCYSGCGASTQLKTASVQVTSTSVTDAYGGRAIRSTRINGNAWRGDSGGPQFYNGQQVGVASTANGVNIQNYGSVAYNRAWIQSVAGV from the coding sequence ATGCGCGTTCGCCTGGCTGTGGCAGCAGTAGCCACCACCCTGATCGGCCTGCTGGCCACGCCAACCGCGGCGACGGCCGCGCCGGAGGAGATCATCGGCGGCGGGACGGTGTCGTCCGCCCCGTGGGCCGCCGCGGTCTTCAGCAACGGCTCGTTCACCTGCTCCGGCACGATCATCGCCGCCAACTGGGTGCTCACCGCGCGGCACTGTGTCAGCGGCTCGATGTCGGTCCGGATCGGCAGCGTCTACCGCTCCTCCGGCGGCGTCACCCGTACGGTCAGCTCCGCGTACGGCCGCTACGATCTGGCGCTGCTCTACTTCTCCAGCCCGGTCAGCACCAGCTACGTGACGCTGTCCAGCAGCTACCCGCCGGTCGGCTCGACCAACAGCATCTACGGCTGGGGCATGACCTGCTACAGCGGCTGCGGCGCGTCGACCCAGCTGAAGACCGCCTCGGTCCAGGTGACCAGCACCAGCGTCACCGACGCGTACGGCGGCCGGGCGATCCGCAGCACCCGGATCAACGGCAACGCCTGGCGGGGCGACTCCGGCGGCCCGCAGTTCTACAACGGCCAGCAGGTCGGGGTGGCGTCGACCGCCAACGGCGTCAACATCCAGAACTACGGCAGTGTCGCGTACAACCGGGCCTGGATCCAGTCGGTGGCCGGCGTCTGA
- a CDS encoding heavy metal-binding domain-containing protein: MLIVTTNDLPGYEIRIVLGEVVTSVVRSINPFKEGVKALRGGKSDPGGPASLTKYRTEIIGKLGDAAKKKGANAVIGMRFDTRQVGSTHMELCAYGTAAVVLQIRPDAGDDSKQSKVDASHSDASAGNETGGSAGSGSR, translated from the coding sequence GTGCTGATCGTGACGACGAACGATCTACCCGGATACGAGATCCGCATCGTGCTGGGCGAGGTGGTCACCTCGGTGGTCCGCTCGATCAACCCCTTCAAGGAAGGCGTCAAGGCGCTGCGGGGCGGCAAGTCCGACCCGGGCGGCCCGGCCAGCCTCACCAAGTACCGGACCGAGATCATCGGCAAGCTGGGCGATGCCGCCAAGAAGAAGGGCGCGAACGCCGTCATCGGGATGCGGTTCGACACCCGGCAGGTGGGCAGCACCCACATGGAGCTCTGCGCGTACGGGACGGCCGCCGTGGTGCTGCAGATCCGGCCCGACGCCGGCGACGACTCGAAGCAGTCGAAGGTCGACGCGAGTCACTCCGACGCCAGCGCCGGCAACGAGACCGGCGGCTCGGCCGGATCGGGCAGCAGGTAG
- the purB gene encoding adenylosuccinate lyase: MTSRQQIPNVLAARYASVELAALWSPQEKIRLERRLWLAVLRAQRDLGIAVPDGVIDAYERVVGQVDLAAIAERERVTRHDVKARIEEFSALAGHQHIHKGMTSRDLTENVEQLQIRASLELIRDRVVSTLARLARLAVEHTELVLAGRSHNVAAQATTLGKRFASAAEELLIAYERLTDLIDRYPLRGIKGPVGTAADQLDLFDGDAAKVAELERRVAGHLGFRRVLDSVGQVYPRSLDLDVLSALAQVAAAPSSLATTIRLMVGHELVTEGFRPGQVGSSAMPHKMNTRSSERVNGLAVVIRGYLSMVGELAGDQWNEGDVSCSVVRRVALPDAFFAADGLFQTFLTVLDEFGAYPAVVARELDRYLPFLATTRILVAAVRGGVGREVAHEVIKEHAVAVALAMREQGAADNDLFDRLAADGRLGLSRDEIATVVADRVGFVGAAPSQVRAVADRVAAVVADHPVAAAYQPAPIL, from the coding sequence GTGACATCGCGTCAGCAGATTCCCAACGTGCTCGCCGCCCGGTACGCCTCCGTCGAGCTCGCCGCTCTCTGGTCCCCGCAGGAGAAGATCCGGCTGGAACGGCGACTCTGGCTCGCCGTCCTGCGCGCCCAGCGCGACCTCGGCATCGCGGTGCCGGACGGGGTGATCGACGCGTACGAGCGGGTCGTCGGCCAGGTCGACCTGGCCGCTATCGCCGAGCGCGAGCGGGTCACCCGGCACGACGTCAAGGCCCGGATCGAGGAGTTCAGCGCGCTCGCCGGCCACCAGCACATCCACAAGGGAATGACTTCCCGGGACCTGACCGAGAACGTCGAACAGCTGCAGATCCGGGCGTCGCTGGAGCTGATCCGCGACCGGGTCGTCAGCACCCTGGCCCGGCTCGCCCGGCTCGCCGTCGAGCACACCGAGCTGGTCCTCGCCGGTCGCTCGCACAACGTCGCCGCCCAGGCCACCACGCTGGGCAAGCGGTTCGCGTCGGCGGCCGAGGAGCTGCTCATCGCGTACGAACGGTTGACCGACCTGATCGACCGCTACCCGCTGCGCGGCATCAAGGGGCCGGTCGGCACCGCCGCCGACCAGCTGGACCTCTTCGACGGTGACGCCGCCAAGGTCGCCGAGCTGGAGCGCCGGGTCGCCGGTCACCTCGGCTTCCGGCGGGTGCTGGACAGCGTCGGCCAGGTCTATCCGCGCTCCCTCGACCTGGACGTGCTCTCCGCCCTGGCCCAGGTCGCCGCCGCCCCGTCCTCGCTGGCCACCACAATCCGGCTGATGGTCGGCCACGAGCTGGTCACCGAGGGCTTTCGGCCCGGGCAGGTCGGCTCCAGCGCCATGCCGCACAAGATGAACACCCGCTCCAGCGAGCGGGTGAACGGGCTGGCGGTGGTGATCCGGGGCTACCTGTCAATGGTCGGCGAGCTCGCCGGCGACCAGTGGAACGAGGGCGACGTCTCGTGCTCGGTGGTACGCCGGGTGGCGCTGCCGGACGCGTTCTTCGCCGCCGACGGGCTGTTCCAGACCTTCCTCACCGTGCTCGACGAGTTCGGCGCGTACCCGGCGGTGGTCGCCCGGGAACTCGACCGTTACCTGCCTTTCCTGGCCACTACCCGGATTCTCGTCGCGGCGGTGCGCGGCGGCGTCGGCCGGGAGGTAGCGCACGAGGTGATCAAGGAGCACGCGGTCGCGGTGGCGCTGGCCATGCGGGAGCAGGGCGCCGCCGACAACGACCTGTTCGACCGGCTTGCCGCCGACGGGCGGCTCGGGTTGAGCCGGGACGAGATCGCCACGGTGGTCGCCGACCGGGTCGGCTTCGTCGGTGCCGCGCCGTCGCAGGTGCGGGCGGTAGCGGACCGGGTGGCCGCGGTGGTCGCCGACCACCCGGTGGCCGCCGCCTACCAACCGGCCCCGATCCTGTAG
- a CDS encoding IPT/TIG domain-containing protein translates to MLTVAALAGALASLSASGPVTAAESDEHAIGVRFDLAADVLGTTVIDADAVVGSATAPPTPGTDSGNALDIVLPTAVGVSASGTVEGVSVTRRPYHSTGSGTVSDLAVSVLGVPALAVTAASASVSCGADRRAAVETALDGLTVFGAAVSLPVDGSPITSSRSLPVTGLTDARLTASVTGTEIRELGPRVTAVTAATATFEITGDTAGGTVTVSAGTVTVAEAACARPAQPSDPATPGPTGVDTLTDSTYRSAATPWIDSVNPGEGTAAGGTTATVSGTGFVPGQTRVTVCGQTLGPAVVTVSGAFNVLTFPTPACEAGETTISVSTPAGTSNEIAFRYIGEGPPVTDEPGDGTSDDGLPVTGRTLGPLVVSGLLAILVGAALRFAAGGKLGQGRDGLATFTRRRHFRISRRPSRCSTANGHPCHGRRE, encoded by the coding sequence ATGCTCACCGTCGCAGCCCTGGCCGGAGCACTCGCCAGCCTGTCTGCGTCCGGGCCGGTCACGGCAGCGGAGAGTGACGAGCATGCCATCGGCGTCCGGTTCGACCTCGCCGCCGACGTTCTCGGCACCACCGTGATCGATGCGGATGCCGTCGTCGGCAGCGCCACCGCCCCGCCGACGCCCGGCACCGACAGCGGAAACGCGCTCGATATCGTCCTGCCGACGGCCGTCGGTGTGTCGGCCAGCGGGACGGTCGAGGGGGTGTCCGTCACCAGACGGCCATACCACAGCACCGGGTCCGGCACGGTCAGCGACCTGGCCGTCAGCGTTCTCGGCGTACCCGCGCTGGCGGTGACCGCAGCCTCTGCCTCGGTGAGCTGTGGAGCGGACCGGCGGGCGGCGGTGGAGACGGCGCTCGACGGGCTGACCGTGTTCGGTGCAGCCGTCAGCCTGCCCGTCGACGGGTCACCGATCACGTCGAGCCGTTCGCTGCCGGTGACCGGGCTGACCGACGCGCGGCTGACCGCGAGCGTGACCGGAACCGAGATCCGCGAGCTCGGCCCCCGCGTCACCGCCGTCACCGCCGCCACGGCGACCTTCGAGATCACCGGCGACACGGCCGGTGGCACGGTCACGGTCTCGGCTGGCACGGTGACCGTCGCCGAGGCGGCGTGCGCGCGGCCAGCACAGCCGTCCGATCCGGCAACACCAGGACCTACGGGCGTCGACACGCTCACCGACTCCACGTATCGGAGCGCTGCCACGCCCTGGATCGACTCGGTGAACCCCGGTGAGGGAACCGCCGCCGGCGGCACCACGGCGACGGTCAGCGGTACTGGCTTCGTTCCCGGGCAAACCCGGGTGACAGTCTGCGGCCAGACGCTCGGGCCGGCGGTCGTCACGGTCAGTGGCGCGTTCAACGTGTTGACCTTCCCGACCCCCGCCTGCGAGGCCGGCGAGACGACGATTTCCGTCAGCACCCCGGCCGGCACCTCCAACGAGATCGCTTTCCGGTACATCGGGGAAGGACCGCCGGTAACCGACGAACCGGGCGACGGCACATCGGACGACGGACTTCCGGTCACTGGGCGTACCCTGGGCCCGCTCGTTGTCAGCGGCCTTCTGGCGATCCTGGTTGGCGCCGCCCTGCGGTTCGCCGCCGGCGGAAAACTCGGCCAGGGACGCGACGGATTGGCGACGTTCACCCGCCGCAGGCACTTTCGTATCAGCCGCCGACCGAGTAGATGCTCCACGGCCAATGGTCACCCTTGTCATGGCCGACGAGAGTGA
- a CDS encoding class I SAM-dependent methyltransferase, giving the protein MPIFADLRTDWKIFRQTLRTSTFRESVVDSIEYIRIRSHERRERFDETFGTETNGIVGLADIDGVGPHMEEASHYLPTRRREFERMIASVGDIDHRDHVFIDFGCGKGRIVLLAAGEPYKKVIGVDFSPTFVKQAEDNLHRYTGPLEAAEVELLAIDAADFVVPAENLVVYLFSPFGPPVFTTVMNNLVSAARRNQKKITVIYYSPDYDDLVKQAGFTLVGHDKGDHWPWSIYSVGG; this is encoded by the coding sequence GTGCCGATCTTCGCCGATCTGCGGACCGACTGGAAGATTTTTCGACAAACGCTGCGCACTTCGACGTTTCGAGAATCTGTTGTCGACAGTATCGAATACATCCGGATCCGATCCCACGAGAGGCGTGAGCGCTTCGACGAGACATTCGGCACCGAGACCAACGGGATCGTGGGCCTCGCTGATATCGACGGTGTCGGGCCGCACATGGAGGAGGCATCCCACTACCTGCCGACCCGCAGACGTGAGTTCGAGCGTATGATAGCGAGCGTCGGAGACATCGATCATCGGGATCACGTCTTCATCGATTTTGGCTGTGGCAAGGGTCGAATCGTGCTGCTGGCGGCCGGTGAGCCGTACAAGAAGGTCATCGGTGTCGACTTCTCGCCCACCTTCGTCAAACAGGCTGAGGACAACCTGCACCGCTACACCGGGCCGCTGGAGGCCGCCGAGGTCGAGTTGCTTGCTATCGATGCTGCTGACTTCGTTGTGCCTGCCGAGAATCTGGTCGTGTACTTGTTCTCGCCATTCGGGCCGCCGGTATTCACGACAGTGATGAACAACCTGGTTTCGGCGGCACGAAGAAACCAGAAAAAGATTACCGTCATCTACTACTCGCCGGACTACGACGATCTTGTCAAACAAGCCGGATTCACTCTCGTCGGCCATGACAAGGGTGACCATTGGCCGTGGAGCATCTACTCGGTCGGCGGCTGA
- a CDS encoding tRNA guanosine(34) transglycosylase Tgt produces MISADPAAPAGHRLQAAHRLETVHGSVVLPTFLPDGTRASVRAVDSRDLATVGIQAVMVNAMHLAQRPGLQAVRRAGGLHHFMAWDGVIVSDSGGFQILSLIRKRGQIGSIRSNGVTFQESPDTKKIVLTPEKVIEWQFGLRSDVVIALDDCTGPEDSPAQQLASTERTIRWFRQARQAYDLQCRQRRTSEPPLLVGVVQGGTDPTLRQRCVDALVESGAQGFGFGGWPLNSAGELERDMFALLARITPPDAPLFALGVGRPEHLVSLCELDTRWIFDCTIPTRDARHGRLYAFKPDIASRQLTPDRSFYQNIYILDEENSRKDQPICPTCDCPTCQRYSRSYLHHLFRVKDGLADRLATLHNLRFYTRLLEMIRSGQLTGPTGREPGGQG; encoded by the coding sequence ATGATCTCCGCAGACCCTGCCGCTCCCGCTGGGCACCGATTGCAGGCCGCGCACCGACTGGAGACCGTTCACGGTTCGGTCGTTCTGCCGACCTTCCTGCCCGACGGCACGCGGGCCTCGGTCCGCGCGGTCGACAGCCGTGACCTGGCAACAGTGGGGATCCAGGCGGTGATGGTGAACGCCATGCACCTGGCTCAGCGCCCCGGGCTCCAGGCCGTCCGACGGGCCGGCGGGCTACACCACTTCATGGCCTGGGACGGTGTGATCGTCTCTGATTCCGGCGGGTTTCAGATACTCTCCCTTATCCGCAAACGGGGACAGATCGGGTCGATCCGATCGAACGGGGTGACTTTCCAAGAGTCGCCAGATACGAAGAAGATCGTGCTCACCCCCGAGAAGGTCATCGAATGGCAGTTCGGCCTCCGATCCGACGTGGTGATCGCCCTCGATGACTGCACCGGCCCGGAGGACTCCCCGGCTCAGCAGCTCGCTTCCACCGAGCGCACGATCCGCTGGTTCCGGCAGGCCCGACAGGCGTACGACCTCCAGTGTCGGCAGCGCCGGACGTCGGAGCCGCCCCTGTTGGTCGGGGTGGTCCAAGGCGGTACCGATCCGACGCTACGCCAACGCTGCGTCGACGCCCTCGTCGAGTCGGGGGCGCAGGGGTTCGGATTCGGCGGCTGGCCGCTGAACTCCGCTGGCGAGTTGGAGCGCGATATGTTCGCCCTGCTCGCCCGGATCACTCCACCCGACGCGCCGCTGTTCGCCCTCGGAGTCGGCCGGCCCGAGCATCTGGTCTCCCTCTGCGAACTCGACACTCGATGGATCTTCGACTGCACGATCCCGACCCGGGATGCCCGGCATGGCCGCCTTTACGCGTTCAAACCTGATATCGCCAGCCGGCAGCTCACTCCGGATCGGAGCTTCTACCAGAACATCTACATCCTCGACGAGGAGAATTCCCGCAAGGACCAGCCAATCTGCCCGACCTGCGACTGTCCGACCTGCCAGAGGTACAGCCGCAGCTATCTGCACCACCTGTTCCGGGTGAAGGACGGACTGGCGGACCGGCTCGCCACCCTGCACAATCTTCGCTTCTACACCCGCCTGCTGGAGATGATCCGGTCCGGCCAGCTGACCGGACCCACCGGACGCGAGCCGGGCGGGCAGGGATGA
- a CDS encoding aminotransferase class III-fold pyridoxal phosphate-dependent enzyme gives MTIDIGARNPLAQEPTCPRDADGRPRVFVEGAGAYLTDLTGRQWIDFDNARGSVVLGHGDEEIAEAIAQAARGRSGVGTSWSPMLDDLTGQLRQVFGGDVVGLYRTGTAALRSVTCAVREIRDRSIVLSAGYHGYDPMWHCEEPFTPNRHGIVEFLFDLDVLAEWLSRPAQVAAVVISPDHMHLGDRWYAEFSRLTRAADVPVIADEVKVGLRYRAGLSTQLLDPAVWIVAKCLANGSPVAAVGGDADLLTPLRDVSFTSYFEPTTLAAATATLRRMATGGPQRSIRAAGESFITHTRSAFASTGVPIDIAGNGNLFQFVCADSEVQDAFHAAAAAEGLLFFEGDNQTPSAAFAGAVVEDACGRIDRVCRALAGRFADREITEHSWYASAWGAMDGLADRPRTRQQTLAIVERLWAD, from the coding sequence ATGACCATCGACATCGGTGCGCGCAATCCACTGGCGCAGGAGCCCACCTGCCCCCGGGACGCGGACGGACGCCCCCGGGTCTTCGTCGAAGGGGCGGGGGCGTACCTGACGGACCTGACCGGCCGGCAGTGGATCGATTTCGACAACGCCCGAGGCTCAGTCGTCCTCGGCCACGGTGACGAGGAGATCGCCGAGGCGATCGCTCAGGCCGCCCGGGGCCGCAGCGGAGTGGGCACCTCCTGGAGCCCGATGCTGGACGACCTGACCGGCCAGCTGCGGCAGGTGTTCGGCGGCGACGTCGTCGGACTCTACCGAACCGGCACCGCCGCGCTCCGCTCGGTGACCTGCGCCGTTCGAGAGATCCGGGACCGGTCGATCGTCCTCAGCGCTGGATACCACGGGTACGACCCGATGTGGCACTGCGAGGAGCCGTTCACTCCCAACCGGCACGGGATCGTCGAGTTCCTCTTTGATCTCGACGTGCTCGCTGAATGGCTCAGCCGCCCAGCGCAGGTGGCGGCGGTGGTCATCTCTCCCGACCACATGCACCTGGGTGATCGTTGGTATGCCGAGTTCAGCCGGCTGACCAGGGCAGCGGACGTCCCGGTCATCGCCGACGAGGTCAAGGTCGGCCTGCGTTACCGGGCCGGCCTGTCCACCCAGCTGCTCGACCCGGCGGTCTGGATCGTGGCGAAGTGCCTGGCCAATGGTTCACCGGTTGCGGCGGTCGGCGGCGACGCAGATCTGCTCACCCCGTTGCGGGACGTCTCGTTCACCTCGTACTTCGAACCGACCACGTTGGCGGCCGCGACCGCTACGTTGCGTCGGATGGCGACCGGCGGACCGCAACGGTCCATCCGCGCCGCCGGCGAGTCGTTCATCACCCACACGCGGTCGGCGTTCGCCAGCACCGGCGTGCCGATCGACATCGCGGGCAATGGCAACCTCTTCCAGTTCGTCTGCGCCGACAGCGAGGTGCAGGATGCCTTCCACGCCGCGGCGGCAGCCGAAGGGCTGCTCTTCTTCGAGGGCGACAACCAGACTCCCTCGGCGGCGTTCGCCGGGGCGGTCGTCGAAGACGCGTGTGGGCGGATCGACCGCGTGTGCCGTGCGCTCGCCGGCCGATTCGCCGACCGGGAGATCACCGAGCATTCCTGGTACGCGAGCGCATGGGGTGCCATGGACGGTCTGGCTGACCGGCCTCGTACCCGGCAGCAGACCCTCGCGATCGTCGAGCGGCTCTGGGCGGACTGA